The following coding sequences are from one Schizosaccharomyces osmophilus chromosome 1, complete sequence window:
- the pab1 gene encoding serine/threonine protein phosphatase PP2A regulatory subunit B-55 Pab1 gives MDESEDLTGQWRFAQCFGDKGDAEDITEADIISAVEFDHSGDYLATGDKGGRVVLFERNHSKKGCEYKFFTEFQSHEPEFDYLKSLEIEEKINKIRWCRRTNRAHFLLSTNDKTIKLWKLYEKNLKVVAENNLSDEFRHPRPLLKPFTLPMQLKLPRLSHHDTIVAAYPRRVYSNAHAYHINSISVNSDAETYISADDLRINLWNLGISDHSFNIVDIKPDNMEELTEVITSADFHPVNCNHLMYSSSKGNIKLLDLRQSALCDNHTKLFEDQGDQDSKSFFSEIISSISDIKFSQNGRYILSRDYLSLKIWDINMEKMPVKTIPLHDVLRSKLCDLYENDCIFDKFECTFSGDGKHALSGSYSNNFGIYPTDSSKLGDEGQVVLQADKAAFRARKSAASSTVKLNSMKNNDWDPRSPAPMGSGSIGLDPDQLDYNKKIMHASWHPFEDSVAIAATNNLFVFSKL, from the exons ATGGACGAATCAGAAGATTTAACGGGTCAATGGAGATTTGCCCA ATGTTTTGGCGACAAGGGTGATGCTGAGGACATTACAGAGG CTGATATAATTTCAGCCGTAGAATTTGATCATTCAGGTGACTACCTTGCGACTGGCGATAAGGGAGGACGAGTAGTATTATTCGAACGGAACCATTCCAAAAAAGGCTGCGaatacaaatttttcaCTGAATTTCAAAGTCACGAACCAGAGTTTGACTACTTAAAGTCGCTGGAGATCGAGGAAAAAATTAACAAAATTCGTTGGTGTCGTCGAACCAATCGAGCACACTTCTTGTTGTCTACAAATGACAAGACAATAAAGTTATGGAAGctttatgaaaaaaaccTAAAGGTTGTTGCAGAAAACAACCTTTCTGACGAATTTCGTCACCCTCGGCCTTTGCTAAAGCCCTTTACTCTACCCATGCAGCTAAAGCTTCCTCGCCTCAGTCATCATGATACGATTGTTGCTGCATATCCTCGTCGAGTGTATTCCAATGCCCATGCCTACCACATCAACTCAATCAGCGTGAATTCTGATGCTGAGACCTACATTTCAGCAGATGACCTTCGCATCAATCTATGGAACTTGGGCATATCAGATCATTCTTTCAATATTGTGGACATTAAGCCCGACAACATGGAGGAACTAACAGAAGTCATCACCAGTGCTGATTTTCATCCAGTCAATTGTAACCATTTAATGTACAGTAGTAGCAAAGGTAATATCAAACTTTTAGACCTTCGTCAATCCGCTCTTTGTGATAATCATACGaagctttttgaagatCAAGGGGATCAGGATTCGAAGAGCTTTTTTTCCGAAATCATTTCTAGCATTTCAGACATCAAGTTCTCTCAAAACGGCCGTTATATTTTGTCTAGAGATTATCTTTCGTTAAAGATTTGGGATATaaatatggaaaagatgCCAGTGAAAACAATACCTCTTCATGATGTGTTGAGATCAAAGCTCTGTGATCTTTATGAAAATGACTGTATCTTTGACAAGTTTGAATGCACCTTCTCTGGAGATGGAAAGCATGCTTTGTCAGGAAGTTACAGTAACAATTTTGGTATTTATCCTACGGATAGCTCTAAACTTGGTGACGAAGGTCAAGTTGTTTTACAAGCAGACAAGGCTGCTTTTCGAGCTAGAAAATCAGCCGCAAGCTCTACGGTCAAACTAAATTCTATGAAGAATAACGATTGGGATCCCAGGTCACCTGCTCCCATGGGCTCCGGTTCCATTGGACTTGATCCCGATCAACTTGATTACAATAAGAAGATTATGCATGCCAGCTGGCATCCTTTCGAAGACTCCGTTGCCATTGCCGCAACAAATAAT TTGTTTGTATTTAGCAAGCTCTAA
- the yth1 gene encoding mRNA cleavage and polyadenylation specificity factor complex zinc finger subunit Yth1, giving the protein MTDYIKEKAIAADFSSVAFRFDDYLARNFEFGEAGKLHSLHGRESGSKMGSVVCKHWLRGLCKKGEQCDFLHEYNLKKMPPCHFFAERGWCSNGEECLYLHLDPSKQVGVCAWYNMGFCPLGPVCRGKHVRKTNICERYLSGFCPSGPNCPDPHPRHVDPPHPPQRRKDF; this is encoded by the exons ATGACAGACTACATcaaggaaaaagcaattgctGCTGATTTTTCCTCAGTAGCATTTCGATTTGATGATTATTTGGCCCGAAACTTTGAGTTTGGCGAAGCAGGGAAGCTTCATTCCCTACATGGACGCGAATCGGGCTCCAAGATGGGCAGTGTAGTCTGCAAACATTG gctCCGTGGTCTGTGCAAGAAGGGAGAGCAATGTGACTTTTTGCATGAGTataatttaaagaaaatgccGCCCTGTCATTTTTTCGCGGAGAGAGGATGGTGTTCTAATGGCGAGGAATGTTTGTATCTTCATTTGGATCCCAGTAAGCAGGTTGGTGTTTGTGCCTGGTATAACATGGGGTTTTGCCCATTGGGCCCAGTCTGTCGAGGAAAACATGTACGAAAAACGAATATATGTGAGCGATATTTATCCGGATTTTGTCCTTCAGGTCCAAATTGTCCTGACCCTCA TCCAAGACATGTGGATCCACCACATCCTCCTCAAAGACGAAAAgatttttga
- the fol3 gene encoding folylpolyglutamate synthase Fol3, whose protein sequence is MPIQLGLQRMRLLLKHLGNPQETFCAIQVAGTNGKGSICSYIYTTLLQAAIKTGRYTSPHFIEPRDTIHMNGQVASKEMFETCRKRVMDIDKRFGTNATEFELLTATAFECFCEAGVRVTVIETGLGGRLDATNVFDSPLVSVICRIGKDHEAFLGNTLEAIAREKGGIFRENVPCIIDSTNNPSVIQELKKVAQEVHAGPVYLASAKETNQAQTWSVTSPSWGTNDYQTSLNGSYQGANVACGVYALDVLTASFPLMIPHAQNGLKNTLWPGRLDFRDIPGVGKVLFDGAHNKDAAIELAKFVNLQREKNVSKSVSWMVAFTSSKDADSILDALVRPGDTVYITQFSSVQGMPWIQSMDSRVIQDYLSKKHIRALLVDEKNRKNALRSAVSQNPLTVVCGSLYLLGDMYKTLHLE, encoded by the coding sequence ATGCCAATTCAGCTCGGATTGCAGCGGATGCGTCTGCTCTTAAAACACTTGGGAAATCCTCAAGAGACTTTTTGCGCCATTCAAGTTGCTGGGACTAATGGAAAAGGAAGTATTTGTAgctatatatatacaacCTTGTTACAAGCGGCCATAAAGACCGGTCGATATACCAGTCCACACTTTATTGAGCCCAGGGACACCATTCACATGAACGGTCAAGTTGCAAGTAAGGAAATGTTTGAAACCTGCCGGAAACGGGTCATGGATATTGACAAACGCTTTGGTACGAATGCTACCGAATTTGAACTGTTGACAGCTACTGCGTTTGAATGCTTTTGCGAAGCGGGCGTACGCGTAACTGTGATTGAAACAGGTTTAGGTGGTAGATTAGATGCCACAAATGTATTTGATTCTCCTTTGGTATCTGTGATTTGTCGGATTGGAAAGGACCATGAAGCCTTTCTCGGAAATACACTAGAAGCCATCGCTCGTGAAAAGGGAGGGATTTTCCGCGAGAACGTCCCCTGTATAATAGACTCAACAAATAATCCGAGTGTAATTCAAGAGCTTAAAAAAGTTGCTCAAGAAGTTCATGCTGGACCTGTTTACTTGGCATCAGCGAAGGAGACAAACCAGGCTCAAACTTGGAGTGTTACGAGCCCCTCTTGGGGAACGAATGATTATCAGACTTCTTTGAATGGCTCTTATCAAGGTGCAAATGTTGCTTGTGGTGTATATGCTTTGGATGTACTAACCGCTTCCTTCCCGTTAATGATTCCTCATGCGCAGAACGGTTTAAAAAACACACTTTGGCCTGGAAGGTTGGATTTCCGAGATATTCCTGGGGTGGGAAAGGTTTTGTTTGATGGAGCTCATAATAAGGATGCTGCCATAGAACTGGCCAAGTTTGTGAACCTTCAACGCGAAAAGAATGTCAGCAAGTCGGTTTCATGGATGGTAGCTTTTACAAGTAGCAAAGATGCGGATTCCATTTTAGATGCCTTAGTTCGTCCAGGAGACACAGTCTACATTACTCAATTTTCTTCCGTACAAGGGATGCCTTGGATCCAATCTATGGATTCTAGAGTGATCCAAGATTATCTTTCTAAAAAACACATTCGAGCTCTACTCGTtgacgaaaaaaataggaaaaacGCTTTACGTTCTGCAGTAAGTCAAAACCCATTGACTGTTGTTTGTGGAAGTCTATATTTACTCGGTGACATGTATAAAACTCTTCATTTAGAGTAA
- the pfd2 gene encoding prefoldin subunit Pfd2 has product MTEQISRQQYLQNQYNVYKSQLQQIAQKIVDLETDADEHKLVNETLKPLNKDRRCFRMIHGVLVEQTVETVMPALHTNQEGIRKAMDALLEQYKELETEFTKFQKDNKIQVVRQ; this is encoded by the exons ATGACCGAGCAGATTAGTCGACAACAAT ATTTACAAAACCAGTATAACGTGTACAAATCACAATTGCAACAGATCGCACAAAAGATTGTCGATTTGGAAACAGACGCTGATGAACACAA ACTGGTAAATGAAACCTTGAAGCCTTTGAATAAAGATCGCCGTTGCTTTCGTATGATTCATGGCGTTTTGGTTGAGCAGACTGTAGAAACCGTTATGCCTGCATTACATACGAACCAGGAAGGA ATTCGGAAAGCAATGGATGCCCTGCTCGAACAATATAAGGAACTTGAAACGGAGTTTAcaaagtttcaaaaagacaaCAAAATTCAAGTTGTTCgacaataa
- the yos9 gene encoding sensor for misfolded ER glycoproteins Yos9, translating to MRKLAFYTFLLCFVSLVYASIFNWKDAFSYPKFSFEWSPEALNVTRMEELKSRLLNDKLWTRLRTGDDDYFCVYPNITTIESKSPLEQPMHDMNEIKNQISQALDSLSEVIIREKRGYWTYDYVHNQFAIQYHLDVSPDFKTPVIEPIYYLGKARSQEGNEKPQEEQLLVKFDDGKAYLQSTYYNGTICDVTNKPRTVVLKYECDGDDSAPKFTQYQEVSSCSYFMTIHVPALCKHKAFQPIDDSPIENIVCYRISTGSDNHGRATSTNSQLPTGTSTSSSTKLNSDAKVNVGGSVQFTSSPPDAEEEL from the exons ATGAGAAAACTGGCCTTTTACACGTttcttttatgttttgtttccttgGTATATGCTTCGATTTTCAATTGGAAAGAT GCGTTTTCTTATCCaaaattttcctttgaatGGAGTCCTGAAGCTCTTAATGTAACCagaatggaagaattgaagagTCGGTTGTTGAATGACAAACTCTGGACGCGCCTTCGCACGGGAGACGATGATTATTTCTGTGTTTATCCCAATATCACAACTATAGAGTCAAAGTCACCGCTAGAACAGCCTATGCATGACatgaatgaaataaagaacCAAATATCCCAAGCGTTAGACTCCCTCAGCGAAGTTATTATAAGGGAG AAACGCGGATACTGGACATATGACTATGTTCACAATCAGTTTGCAATTCAGTATCATTTGGATGTTTCCCCCGACTTCAAAACACCCGTTATAGAACCCATATATTATTTGGGAAAGGCTCGTTCCcaagaaggaaacgaaAAGCCTCAGGAAGAGCAATTACTGGTCAAGTTTGACGATGGAAAAGCCTATTTACAAAGTACTTATTACAACGGCACGATCTGTGATGTTACAAATAAACCACGCACTGTTGTTTTAAAATACGAATGTGATGGCGACGACTCAGCTCCAAAGTTTACTCAGTATCAAGAAGTGTCTAGTTGCTCTTATTTCATGACGATCCATGTTCCTGCTTTGTGCAAGCATAAAGCTTTCCAACCCATAGATGACAGTCCTATCGAAAACATCGTTTGCTACCGTATTTCCACAGGATCAGATAATCATGGTCGTGCCACTAGCACCAATTCCCAGTTACCTACCGGAACCAGTACTAGTAGCTCTACGAAATTGAATAGTGATGCAAAAGTCAATGTGGGTGGGTCCGTACAATTTACAAGCAGTCCTCCCGACGCTGAGGAAGAACTTTAA
- the rna4 gene encoding U4/U6 x U5 tri-snRNP complex WD repeat subunit Rna4 produces MSTNSGGIHLQDLETKQGPEGITRFSKEQAAYYAEKEREERIRALKVPYEDARVRELLRGFGEPVTYFAEDAGSRRERLLNWMLERSYEGQEDILMATVQGDEEDEDEDHETYSEGSQELLEARRKIALYSLEKAKLRLEKERKEFEVPVPEKILSARSAADHFRKVDAMGSQVGGERPMSIIRFCQDGNKFATGSWSGQVKVWDTKDLSQVRLYRGHTDKVSGLDWHPGCTAWDETSENVCLATGAADNSVCLWNGKQSTPISRLDGHLARVLRVAFHPSGNYLASGSFDTTWRLWDVATETELLMQEGHAEGIFSVAWQPDGSLLSSGGMDAIGRVWDVRSGKSVMVLDDHIRHIVSMDWAPNGYQLATASADDTVKVWDLRKVSLSQSIPAHSSLVSDVRYVQSENAVLLLSSGYDGCVKIWNPTTGALVKNLVGHEEKVMSVDGHGDRLLSSGFDRTIKLWHP; encoded by the exons ATGAGCACAAACAGTGGAGGCATACATTTGCAGGATTTGG AGACGAAGCAGGGACCCGAAGGAATTACACGATTCTCGAAAGAGCAAGCCGCGTATTATGCTGAAAAGGAGCGGGAAGAGCGTATTCGAGCATTAAAAGTTCCCTATGAGGATGCACGCGTGCGCGAGCTTTTACGTGGATTCGGAGAACCGGTAACGTACTTTGCAGAAGATGCAGGATCGCGACGAGAACGACTACTGAATTGGATGCTTGAACGTTCTTACGAGGGCCAGGAAGATATTCTTATGGCTACCGTTCAAGGAgatgaggaagatgaagatgaggaCCACGAAACGTATTCGGAAGGCAGCCAAGAATTGTTGGAGGCACGGCGAAAAATTGCTCTATACTCTTTGGAGAAGGCTAAATTGCGTTTGGAAAAAGAGcgaaaagaatttgaagtCCCTGTTCCAGAAAAGATCCTCTCCGCTCGTTCCGCTGCTGATCATTTTCGCAAAGTAGATGCCATGGGTTCGCAGGTGGGTGGAGAACGACCCATGTCTATCATTCGTTTCTGTCAAGATGGTAATAAATTTGCTACTGGCAGTTGGAGTGGGCAGGTAAAGGTTTGGGACACCAAGGACCTCTCTCAAGTACGGTTGTATCGAGGCCATACGGACAAGGTCTCGGGGTTAGACTGGCATCCTGGTTGTACAGCATGGGATGAAACATCAGaaaatgtttgtttggCTACAGGAGCAGCGGACAATTCGGTTTGTTTATGGAATGGAAAACAATCTACGCCAATTTCACGGTTAGATGGGCATTTGGCTCGTGTACTTCGAGTCGCATTTCATCCAAGTGGTAATTATTTGGCTTCTGGCTCTTTTGATACAACATGGCGACTATGGGATGTTGCAACAGAGACTGAATTACTCATGCAGGAGGGGCATGCGGAAGGCATTTTCAGCGTTGCCTGGCAGCCCGATGGATCCCTTCTTAGTTCAGGTGGAATGGACGCCATAGGACGGGTATGGGATGTTCGATCTGGAAAGTCCGTTATGGTTTTGGATGACCACATTCGTCACATTGTTTCTATGGATTGGGCACCGAATGGATACCAACTGGCTACGGCGTCAGCAGATGATACTGTAAAAGTATGGGACCTCCGTAAAGTTTCGCTTTCTCAAAGCATTCCGGCGCATTCTTCTCTTGTATCTGATGTTCGTTATGTGCAATCGGAAAATGCAGTGCTTTTGCTGTCTAGTGGATATGATGGATGTGTCAAAATTTGGAATCCAACCACAGGAGCTCTGGTAAAGAATTTAGTCGGCCACGAAGAAAAGGTGATGAGCGTGGACGGTCATGGGGACCGATTGTTATCGTCTGGTTTTGATCGAACCATTAAACTTTGGCATCCTTGA
- the isu1 gene encoding mitochondrial [2Fe-2S] cluster assembly protein Isu1, giving the protein MFSRSVQSIGRVAPMVSQRFAGIGAASSSLSSLRLANMNGRTSNVLASAPRRMYHKNVIDHYNNPRNVGNLPKGDADVGVGLVGAPACGDVMRLAIRVNKEGVIEDVKFKTFGCGSAIASSSYVTTMVKGLTLEEASKIKNTQIARELSLPPVKLHCSMLAEDAIKSAVKNYRSKSLEEVAADVAAAKPAQAAGAA; this is encoded by the coding sequence ATGTTTTCTCGCAGTGTACAAAGTATTGGCCGCGTTGCCCCTATGGTTTCTCAGCGTTTTGCTGGCATCGGTGCCGCCAGCTCTTCCTTATCTAGTCTTCGCCTTGCCAACATGAATGGCCGCACTTCTAACGTTCTTGCCTCTGCTCCCCGTCGTATGTACCACAAGAATGTTATAGACCACTACAACAACCCTAGAAACGTTGGTAACCTTCCCAAAGGTGATGCTGACGTCGGTGTCGGTTTGGTCGGTGCTCCTGCTTGTGGTGATGTGATGCGCCTTGCAATTCGTGTCAACAAGGAAGGTGTCATTGAAGATGTCAAGTTCAAGACTTTTGGCTGTGGTAGTGCCATTGCTTCTTCCTCTTATGTCACTACTATGGTTAAGGGTTTGACCTTGGAAGAAGcttccaaaatcaaaaacactCAAATCGCCAGGGAATTGAGCTTGCCTCCCGTAAAGTTGCACTGCTCCATGTTGGCTGAAGATGCCATCAAGAGCGCTGTCAAGAACTATCGCTCCAAGAGCTTGGAGGAGGTCGCTGCCGATGTTGCAGCTGCAAAGCCTGCTCAAGCCGCCGGTGCTGCCTAA
- the yfh7 gene encoding uridine kinase Yfh7 → MNLAQGVDSTDAVFQRAIELLQHQPRVLIGLAGGPGSGKTTLTSKLINEWNKRLGSEMVKMIPMDGFHYTLEELEKMDNPVEAKARRGAEWTFDARLYASLVALVKKVTDCELFAPSFDHSVGAPIPNDIHILPKHRIIVFEGNYLLLNKHPWSLAANLYDIKAFLAIDFPTARNRVIQRHLQAGICQTDADSAARTDANDMVNLDFIQHNLLVPDFILHQVDL, encoded by the exons ATGAATTTGGCACAAGGAGTAGATTCTACGGACGCTGTTTTTCAACGCGCTATAGAGCTTCTTCAGCATCAACCACGAGTCTTGATCGGGTTGGCTGGCGGACCAGGATCTGGAAAAACAACTCTGACTTCGAAATTAATAAACGAATGGAACAAGCGACTCGGAAGCGAAATGGTGAAAATGATTCCCATG GACGGATTTCATTACACATTGGAAGAACTCGAAAAAATGGATAACCCAGTAGAAGCGAAAGCGCGACGCGGTGCTGAATGGACCTTTGATGCGCGACTCTACGCGTCTCTCGTCGCGTTGGTAAAGAAAGTGACGGACTGCGAATTGTTTGCCCCTTCCTTTGACCATTCCGTTGGTGCTCCTATTCCAAACGATATCCacattcttccaaaacacCGGATTATCGTCTTTGAAGGAAACTACCTGCTTCTCAACAAGCACCCATGGTCCCTAGCCGCCAACCTATACGACATCAAGGCTTTTCTAGCCATTGATTTTCCTACTGCGCGAAACCGTGTGATCCAACGACATTTGCAAGCTGGCATTTGTCAAACAGACGCAGATTCCGCTGCACGTACTGATGCCAATGACATGGTGAATTTGGACTTTATTCAACATAATCTTTTGGTGCCTGATTTTATTCTCCATCAAGTAGATTTATAg
- the reg1 gene encoding serine/threonine protein phosphatase PP1 regulatory subunit Reg1: protein MTAKPDAKVGRLSNEDFSKNSHSHLNSFPSHQSHCPPMMLETHGPSSLPPSSPSSSSSSSFRKPQRKPRSQSLVSSPSGSAKEKTPMYTPEHIQDLSAVLNASDRAVPQLSVAPPPETAQNLHQDSFIAYPQDSSHALANNQDQSIFSSFSSSSSSPKKSHPFVNSESHIDAPASHSALLSDEKDNNAVLNEASISHESPHPSFPTQHHHHPHQQSHESNFSLPITIDHKTHPDIDNDQIFVSSSCPTQHGFPSHSRDSFKDIQPDPDLASLPRIQLMLLGADDSEIKKNALTQVDYLSHDWNETDIWASWREITKSKDSYENGLRLENASWRSWIKYKYHLPTISPETLNWLKECDVTWLYGPLLHASMPSVHHSQMLKQKHRHANDSNQNLDVSGQHESGSERSSQSSISKKPILKRRSPQEVLLSGRDVTPRLQASRLDSYLRYPSNDAALNSNTYGLRPPIFGQSHSSQPSRRIHFNDKVQQCIAVDVDHSVSGGSSATDLDDYAASEETKKSDEGSNEVLSDGSRASQSNNSRCIAELPDSTLKASIEDQIHCPENKDLFGRDGRSRFPRVPEYYGENDFEEDEVYREDRHYGGFKDYDHNIIDDGDGYHSDEDTFTVEDVNNYHGEQSDDSSNDESQFLEYANDKDSLDEEELSESPPDHESMPSSPYSVFSRTPSDAGSIGNRSIYSPYLHSPNESNVSRSVDGRAADEPCFDMNGMMSSKNPAHEKTANKTNSSPLASFSQQISTAAPTTAENLQTVSLGPSSMEPEENDSDILDGVHTPKVPSIQGQYSQVQSSDDGNRRSKQQKDSGSNADPANRLVGMLQNKLKSWNE from the coding sequence ATGACAGCGAAACCAGATGCTAAAGTCGGTCGATTGTCAAACGAAGATTTCTCCAAAAACAGTCATTCGCATCtcaattcatttccttCCCATCAATCACATTGTCCTCCCATGATGCTCGAAACGCATGGCCCTAGTTCCTTGCCTCCGTCATCCCCgtcctcctcctcctcctcttcGTTTAGAAAGCCACAAAGGAAACCGCGAAGTCAATCTCTTGTTTCTTCGCCCAGCGGTTCTgcaaaagagaaaacgCCAATGTATACACCGGAGCATATTCAAGACCTGTCGGCCGTTTTGAATGCTTCGGATCGTGCAGTCCCCCAATTGTCTGTGGCTCCTCCTCCTGAAACAGCCCAAAATTTGCATCAAGATTCGTTCATTGCTTACCCCCAAGACTCTTCTCATGCTTTGGCAAACAACCAGGATCAATCgatcttttcttctttttcttcttcttcttcttccccaaaaaaatcacaTCCTTTTGTTAATTCGGAATCACATATTGATGCCCCCGCATCCCATTCAGCTCTTCTTTCcgatgaaaaagataataatGCTGTTCTTAACGAGGCTTCCATCTCCCACGAGTCCCCTCATCCTTCTTTCCCTACACagcatcatcatcatcctCATCAACAATCTCACGAgtcaaatttttcattgcCCATCACTATCGACCACAAAACCCACCCTGACATTGACAATGACCAAATATTCGTATCTTCGAGTTGCCCCACTCAGCACGGATTCCCTTCACATTCTCGAGACTCCTTCAAAGACATCCAGCCCGATCCTGATCTAGCTTCCTTACCCAGAATTCAGCTCATGCTCCTTGGAGCCGACGACAGcgaaatcaagaaaaacgCCCTTACTCAAGTTGATTATCTCTCTCATGATTGGAATGAGACCGACATTTGGGCTAGTTGGCGTGAAATCACGAAATCAAAAGATAGTTACGAGAATGGCTTGCGTTTAGAAAACGCTTCTTGGCGTTCTTGGATCAAATATAAATATCATCTTCCTACCATCTCTCCCGAAACCTTGAACTGGCTTAAAGAATGCGATGTAACTTGGCTCTATGGCCCGTTACTCCATGCTTCGATGCCTTCTGTTCATCATTCACAAATgttaaagcaaaaacaccGCCATGCTAACGACTCCAACCAAAATCTTGATGTGAGTGGACAGCACGAGTCTGGTAGTGAACGCAGCTCTCAAAGTTCTATAAGCAAAAAGCCAATTTTAAAACGGCGTTCTCCTCAAGAGGTCTTACTTTCCGGTCGAGATGTTACACCTCGTCTTCAGGCGTCTCGTTTGGACAGCTACTTGCGTTATCCCTCCAACGATGCAGCTCTGAATTCAAACACCTATGGCCTTCGACCTCCCATCTTCGGACAATCCCATTCTTCCCAACCTTCTCGTCGAATCCATTTTAATGATAAAGTCCAACAATGTATCGCTGTCGATGTTGACCACTCCGTCTCTGGAGGTTCCAGTGCCACTGATTTAGACGACTATGCAGCATCCGAAGAGACAAAAAAGTCAGATGAGGGCTCAAATGAGGTATTATCGGATGGTTCTCGAGCCTCGCAATCAAACAACTCGCGTTGTATAGCCGAGTTACCAGACTCGACGTTGAAAGCATCGATCGAAGATCAAATCCATTGCCCAGAGAATAAGGATCTTTTTGGTCGTGATGGTAGAAGCCGTTTTCCCAGAGTTCCAGAGTACTATGGTGAAAATGACTttgaggaagatgaagtATATCGCGAAGATCGCCATTATGGAGGTTTTAAAGATTATGATCACAACATCATTGATGATGGTGATGGTTATCATTCCGACGAAGATACATTCACCGTTGAGGATGTAAACAACTATCACGGTGAGCAAAGTGATGATTCTAGCAATGATGAATCTCAGTTCTTAGAGTATGCCAACGATAAGGATAGtcttgatgaagaagaattaagTGAAAGTCCTCCAGATCATGAATCTATGCCTTCAAGTCCATATTCTGTTTTCTCACGTACGCCTTCCGATGCGGGATCAATTGGAAACAGAAGTATTTATTCTCCTTACCTGCATTCTCCCAATGAGTCGAACGTTTCGCGTTCGGTTGATGGAAGAGCTGCTGATGAACCTTGCTTTGACATGAACGGCATGATGTCAAGCAAAAACCCGGCTCATGAAAAAACTGctaacaaaacaaactcGTCTCCCTTGGCTTCGTTCTCACAGCAAATTAGTACTGCCGCACCTACGACTGCTGAAAATCTGCAGACAGTTTCGCTCGGACCGTCTTCCATGGAAcctgaagaaaatgattcaGATATACTTGATGGAGTGCATACACCTAAAGTACCTAGTATTCAAGGGCAATATTCGCAAGTGCAGTCTTCGGATGATGGAAATAGAAGAAGCAAACAGCAGAAGGACTCAGGCTCGAATGCGGATCCTGCGAACAGGTTGGTTGGCATGTTGCAAAATAAACTGAAGTCGTGGAACGAGTAG
- the psf3 gene encoding GINS complex subunit Psf3 produces the protein MDYYDIDGILSENQKVPCTCNVSIPGLGHEGREVPAGSKVELPFWLAEVLAVNSFVSIHMPIPFSSVVRNALKASPTSVSLRDICTNYYHFAENMLHVISDEQLAQLTLDTLRKRSLVIADGALNPQGALQQNSDFINGLDDFEKYLLRTAHSTHRSLTHWHNSTSY, from the exons ATGGATTACTATGACATTGATGGCATTCTGtctgaaaaccaaaaggTTCCTTGTACCTGCAACGTCTCCATTCCAGGATTAGGACACGAGGGCCGAGAG GTGCCGGCCGGTTCGAAAGTGGAATTACCTTTCTGGCTTGCTGAAGTTCTGGCTGTAAA TTCGTTTGTCAGTATTCATATGCCgattccattttcttctgttgTGCGTAATGCCTTGAAAGCAAGTCCTACAAGCGTGTCCTTAAGAGATATTTGTACTAATTACTATCATTTTGCTGAAAATATGCTTCATGT AATTTCCGATGAACAGCTTGCTCAGCTAACTCTGGATACACTGCGAAAACGGTCTTTAGTCATCGCCGACGGGGCTCTGAATCCTCAAGGAGCATTGCAACAAAATTCAGACTTTATCAATGGACTGGAtgactttgaaaaatatc TTCTGAGAACCGCGCACTCAACTCATCGAAGTCTTACACACTGGCATAATTCTACTAGCTATTAA